A single genomic interval of Littorina saxatilis isolate snail1 linkage group LG17, US_GU_Lsax_2.0, whole genome shotgun sequence harbors:
- the LOC138951810 gene encoding nucleolar and spindle-associated protein 1-like isoform X1 → MDLDNLKYSELQKLAKNAGIRANQKIDKLVKALKDHYSSQGTSGTNNSKPEAPKAEEDVAEPSEAEEVKKNQRKKKAPARGKKKGQKKGTKAKTEKTASTEDNKNDAAPKMNVSYTKSPKTSQTTPGSRQTPKAKKPEIKKGPKIVKPVSGGQPKTPVIKNKPAIVNPSSARTPLTPAARKRPAIVNPASARTPQAGTQGAKRTVAIVNPSPARAPETRRVSGSGKSTPGLLSPKPSANTPRSSSVQGSSTTKRKSDNQKTKTHEAIIPGQKRKRKSTFDLDEATLGPQATPEATNTTKRVRTTGTPVTPQAQKTTRSSPGIQDMLDSMSGELNSAERKKQLMSAIAKKVEGKVKNSPHSGPTTQIPRFAAFLAKRKEEQKKTITPGNKDWEKVHKKQFSKLDSIDVYLEKKRKRAEELTASVKKARTVLHEVQEAVTKLKSKRTPSLGKTGATQPFKPTVISTKKMNLNFGATVPSTKTPGDRKSAASFKPTVTSTKDANFNFGSFKTPVTSKTETRQRTPTTASARKSVGTRKSLGVSAARKSLGAATPFQFTGNLNVSNACKSMSKPVFDLKASLARPITWKPHTGKLRPADTGYKSVTSASKPSVSNRVDIFKSAVNKTRLTYSRQDRRAATAAKRAESKNNLQMQRRGIRAAP, encoded by the exons ATGGATCTCGACAATTTGAAATACAGTGAGCTACAAAAGCTTGCCAAGAATGCAGGAATACGAGCTAACCAAAAG ATTGACAAGTTGGTGAAGGCATTGAAGGACCATTACAGCAGCCAAGGGACAAGTGGGACCAACAACTCAAAG CCGGAGGCTCCCAAAGCAGAGGAGGATGTGGCGGAACCTTCAGAGGCTGAGGAGGTCAAAAAGaaccaaagaaagaagaaagcacCAGCCAGGGGCAAAAAGAAAGGACAAAAGAAGGGAACCAAAGCAAAGACAGAG AAAACTGCCTCGACAGAAGACAACAAAAATGACGCAGCGCCAAAGATGAATGTATCATACACCAAGTCACCCAAGACCAGCCAAACTACCCCAGGAAGCAGGCAGACACCAAAGGCAAAGAAGCCAGAAATCAAGAAAGGACCCAAGATTGTGAAACCAGTGTCCGGAGGCCAACCCAAAACCCCAGTGATCAAGAACAAACCAGCCATCGTCAATCCTTCTTCTGCAAGAACACCACTGACACCAGCAGCACGAAAACGGCCTGCTATCGTTAACCCTGCCTCTGCCAGGACTCCCCAGGCCGGGACTCAGGGTGCAAAGAGAACAGTGGCTATCGTGAATCCGTCACCGGCCAGAGCCCCTGAAACGAGAAGGGTTTCGGGTAGTGGAAAAAGCACGCCTGGTTTGCTTTCGCCCAAGCCTTCAGCAAACACGCCAAGGTCTTCGAGCGTGCAAGGTTCATCAACAACGAAACGAAAATCAGACAACCAAAAG ACAAAGACACATGAGGCAATCATTCCAGGACAAAAGCGCAAACGCAAGAGCACCTTTGATTTAGATGAAGCCACACTGGGACCCCAAGCCACACCCGAGGCGACAAACACGACCAAGAGAGTCCGCACGACAGGCACACCAGTGACGCCACAGGCTCAGAAGACGACCAGATCCAGCCCTGGAATCCAGGACATGTTGGACTCCATGTCAGGAGAATTGAACAGCGCGGAGAGGAAGAAGCAACTGATGAGTGCCATTGCAAAGAAGGTGGAAGGAAAAG TGAAGAACTCACCGCACAGTGGCCCAACAACGCAAATCCCACGGTTCGCTGCCTTCCTAGCAAAGAGAAAGGAGGAGCAGAAGAAGACCATCACACCCG GCAACAAAGACTGGGAAAAAGTGCACAAGAAACAGTTCTCCAAGCTCGACTCTATCGACGTTTACCTGGAGAAGAAGCGCAAACGTGCGGAAGAGCTGACAGCCTCTGTGAAAAAGGCTCGCACAGTGCTTCACGAGGTACAGGAGGCAGTCACCAAGCTGAAGAGCAAGAGGACACCCAGTCTG GGCAAGACAGGGGCCACGCAACCATTCAAACCCACAGTCATCTCCACCAAGAAAATGAATCTCAACTTTGGCGCCACCGTCCCTTCCACCAAAACTCCCGGCGACAGAAAATCTGCAGCTTCCTTTAAGCCAACTGTGACCTCTACCAAGGATGCCAACTTTAACTTTGGATCCTTCAAGACTCCTGTCACCAGCAAGACTGAGACACGACAGCGAACACCTACCACTGCGTCTGCCAGGAAGAGCGTTGGAACCAGAAAATCTCTAGGTGTTTCTGCTGCAAGAAAATCTTTGGGCG CAGCCACTCCTTTCCAGTTTACTGGCAACCTGAACGTGTCAAATGCATGCAAGTCAATGAGCAAACCTGTGTTCGACCTGAAGGCCAGTCTGGCTCGACCCATCACCTGGAAGCCACACACCGGCAAACTGCGGCCCGCTGACACGGGGTATAAATCTGTCACTTCTGCTAGCAAGCCGTCTGTCTCAAACCGTGTGGATATCTTCAAGTCTGCTGTCAACAAGACTCGCTTGACTTATTCAAG ACAAGACAGACGAGCAGCAACGGCAGCAAAACGGGCAGAGAGCAAGAACAACCTTCAGATGCAGAGACGAGGCATTAGAGCTGCGCCCTGA
- the LOC138951810 gene encoding nucleolar and spindle-associated protein 1-like isoform X2 → MDLDNLKYSELQKLAKNAGIRANQKIDKLVKALKDHYSSQGTSGTNNSKPEAPKAEEDVAEPSEAEEVKKNQRKKKAPARGKKKGQKKGTKAKTEKTASTEDNKNDAAPKMNVSYTKSPKTSQTTPGSRQTPKAKKPEIKKGPKIVKPVSGGQPKTPVIKNKPAIVNPSSARTPLTPAARKRPAIVNPASARTPQAGTQGAKRTVAIVNPSPARAPETRRVSGSGKSTPGLLSPKPSANTPRSSSVQGSSTTKRKSDNQKTKTHEAIIPGQKRKRKSTFDLDEATLGPQATPEATNTTKRVRTTGTPVTPQAQKTTRSSPGIQDMLDSMSGELNSAERKKQLMSAIAKKVEGKVKNSPHSGPTTQIPRFAAFLAKRKEEQKKTITPGNKDWEKVHKKQFSKLDSIDVYLEKKRKRAEELTASVKKARTVLHEVQEAVTKLKSKRTPSLGKTGATQPFKPTVISTKKMNLNFGATVPSTKTPGDRKSAASFKPTVTSTKDANFNFGSFKTPVTSKTETRQRTPTTASARKSVGTRKSLGVSAARKSLGATPFQFTGNLNVSNACKSMSKPVFDLKASLARPITWKPHTGKLRPADTGYKSVTSASKPSVSNRVDIFKSAVNKTRLTYSRQDRRAATAAKRAESKNNLQMQRRGIRAAP, encoded by the exons ATGGATCTCGACAATTTGAAATACAGTGAGCTACAAAAGCTTGCCAAGAATGCAGGAATACGAGCTAACCAAAAG ATTGACAAGTTGGTGAAGGCATTGAAGGACCATTACAGCAGCCAAGGGACAAGTGGGACCAACAACTCAAAG CCGGAGGCTCCCAAAGCAGAGGAGGATGTGGCGGAACCTTCAGAGGCTGAGGAGGTCAAAAAGaaccaaagaaagaagaaagcacCAGCCAGGGGCAAAAAGAAAGGACAAAAGAAGGGAACCAAAGCAAAGACAGAG AAAACTGCCTCGACAGAAGACAACAAAAATGACGCAGCGCCAAAGATGAATGTATCATACACCAAGTCACCCAAGACCAGCCAAACTACCCCAGGAAGCAGGCAGACACCAAAGGCAAAGAAGCCAGAAATCAAGAAAGGACCCAAGATTGTGAAACCAGTGTCCGGAGGCCAACCCAAAACCCCAGTGATCAAGAACAAACCAGCCATCGTCAATCCTTCTTCTGCAAGAACACCACTGACACCAGCAGCACGAAAACGGCCTGCTATCGTTAACCCTGCCTCTGCCAGGACTCCCCAGGCCGGGACTCAGGGTGCAAAGAGAACAGTGGCTATCGTGAATCCGTCACCGGCCAGAGCCCCTGAAACGAGAAGGGTTTCGGGTAGTGGAAAAAGCACGCCTGGTTTGCTTTCGCCCAAGCCTTCAGCAAACACGCCAAGGTCTTCGAGCGTGCAAGGTTCATCAACAACGAAACGAAAATCAGACAACCAAAAG ACAAAGACACATGAGGCAATCATTCCAGGACAAAAGCGCAAACGCAAGAGCACCTTTGATTTAGATGAAGCCACACTGGGACCCCAAGCCACACCCGAGGCGACAAACACGACCAAGAGAGTCCGCACGACAGGCACACCAGTGACGCCACAGGCTCAGAAGACGACCAGATCCAGCCCTGGAATCCAGGACATGTTGGACTCCATGTCAGGAGAATTGAACAGCGCGGAGAGGAAGAAGCAACTGATGAGTGCCATTGCAAAGAAGGTGGAAGGAAAAG TGAAGAACTCACCGCACAGTGGCCCAACAACGCAAATCCCACGGTTCGCTGCCTTCCTAGCAAAGAGAAAGGAGGAGCAGAAGAAGACCATCACACCCG GCAACAAAGACTGGGAAAAAGTGCACAAGAAACAGTTCTCCAAGCTCGACTCTATCGACGTTTACCTGGAGAAGAAGCGCAAACGTGCGGAAGAGCTGACAGCCTCTGTGAAAAAGGCTCGCACAGTGCTTCACGAGGTACAGGAGGCAGTCACCAAGCTGAAGAGCAAGAGGACACCCAGTCTG GGCAAGACAGGGGCCACGCAACCATTCAAACCCACAGTCATCTCCACCAAGAAAATGAATCTCAACTTTGGCGCCACCGTCCCTTCCACCAAAACTCCCGGCGACAGAAAATCTGCAGCTTCCTTTAAGCCAACTGTGACCTCTACCAAGGATGCCAACTTTAACTTTGGATCCTTCAAGACTCCTGTCACCAGCAAGACTGAGACACGACAGCGAACACCTACCACTGCGTCTGCCAGGAAGAGCGTTGGAACCAGAAAATCTCTAGGTGTTTCTGCTGCAAGAAAATCTTTGGGCG CCACTCCTTTCCAGTTTACTGGCAACCTGAACGTGTCAAATGCATGCAAGTCAATGAGCAAACCTGTGTTCGACCTGAAGGCCAGTCTGGCTCGACCCATCACCTGGAAGCCACACACCGGCAAACTGCGGCCCGCTGACACGGGGTATAAATCTGTCACTTCTGCTAGCAAGCCGTCTGTCTCAAACCGTGTGGATATCTTCAAGTCTGCTGTCAACAAGACTCGCTTGACTTATTCAAG ACAAGACAGACGAGCAGCAACGGCAGCAAAACGGGCAGAGAGCAAGAACAACCTTCAGATGCAGAGACGAGGCATTAGAGCTGCGCCCTGA